A genomic segment from Glycine soja cultivar W05 chromosome 18, ASM419377v2, whole genome shotgun sequence encodes:
- the LOC114394591 gene encoding uncharacterized protein LOC114394591 isoform X1: MGVLSNKIDREQLKPGDHIYSWRQAYIYAHHGIYVGEGMVIHFTRRAGQETRSGTILDRLLISSPPLRATFDTPCPRCGDQTRSDGVICSCLDCFLSGGDLYLFEYSVSPAFFLAKARGGTCTTAFSDPTDEVLHRALFLLENGFGGYHVFKNNCEDFAIYCKTGLLVVTNISVGRSGQAASCFAAASAVVSSPLRFMTASFGGLALVGCGMYCVSRYVSDIGVRGDVAKVPVEKISEMAKEQ, translated from the exons ATGGGAGTGCTTTCCAATAAGATTGATAGGGAACAATTGAAACCCGGTGATCACATTTACTCCTGGAGGCAGGCTTACATCTATGCCCATCACG GAATATATGTTGGAGAGGGAATGGTTATCCACTTCACCAGAAGAGCAGGGCAAGAAACTAGATCAGGAACGATCTTGGACCGTCTCCTTATAAGTTCACCACCACTTCGTGCTACTTTTGACACTCCATGTCCAAGATGTGGTGATCAAACTAGATCTGATGGTGTCATTTGTTCCTGCTTAGATTGTTTTCTCTCAGGTGGTGATCTATACTTATTTGAATATAGTGTGTCACCTGCATTTTTTCTAGCCAAAGCTAGAGGAGGTACTTGCACCACCGCATTTTCTGATCCAACTGATGAAGTCCTTCACCgcgctctgtttcttcttgagaaTGGATTCGGTGGTTACCATGTCTTCAAGAATAACTGTGAAGACTTTGCAATTTACTGCAAAACAGGTTTACTTGTAGTCACTAACATCAGTGTAGGGAGGAGTGGACAAGCAGCATCATGCTTTGCTGCTGCTAGTGCTGTAGTTTCTTCACCACTGAGGTTTATGACTGCCAGCTTTGGTGGTTTGGCATTGGTTGGATGTGGTATGTATTGTGTTAGCAGATATGTTTCTGATATTGGAGTACGCGGTGATGTAGCTAAAGTTCCAGTGGAGAAGATATCTGAGATGGCCAAGGAGCAATGA
- the LOC114395472 gene encoding psbQ-like protein 3, chloroplastic: MELTSLILQPNLTHLFPTFTCCVKLKPSFQHLQNNKELSLKISRRVGVLAAITSLILGVNGNFGTQSANAFEFKFVAPDMTVEDALSGVRGHAQDLLHVRDLLELESWRAAQKTLRQSSAILKKDIYTIIQSKPGIERAQLRKLYSTLFNNVTRLDYAARDKDGPQVWQCYENIVVAVNDILSRIE, encoded by the exons ATGGAGTTAACATCATTGATTTTGCAACCAAACTTGACACACTTGTTTCCAACATTCACATGCTGTGTCAAACTCAAACCTTCTTTCCAGCATTTGCAGAATAATAAGGAATTATCACTGAAAATCAGTCGAAGGGTAGGGGTTTTGGCAGCCATAACTTCCTTGATTTTGGGTGTAAATGGAAATTTTGGGACACAAAGTGCAAATGCATTTGAGTTTAAATTTGTGGCCCCTGATATGACAGTTGAAGATGCATTGAGTGGAGTGAGGGGTCATGCACAAGATTTGTTACATGTTAGAGATTTGTTAGAGTTAGAGTCATGGAGAGCAGCACAAAAGACATTGAGACAGAGCTCAGCAATTCTGAAGAAGGATATTTATACCATAATCCAAAGCAAGCCAGGAATTGAGAGGGCACAACTAAGGAAGCTCTATTCTACTCTCTTCAACAATGTGACTAGA CTTGATTATGCAGCAAGGGATAAAGATGGACCCCAAGTCTGGCAGTGTTACGAGAACATTGTTGTGGCTGTCAACGACATTCTATCCAGAATAGAATGA
- the LOC114394580 gene encoding uncharacterized protein LOC114394580 isoform X4: MLDRFHVSSPHHASRETPCPKCDYQTKTEAKARGGTCTTASSDPTEAVLCRASFLLKKGFGGYHLFKINCEDFAMYCKTGLLVVTDISVGQSGQATSLLAAVGTVVSSPFVFMSTSLCGLALV; this comes from the exons ATGTTGGACCGTTTTCATGTAAGTTCACCCCATCATGCTTCTCGTGAAACTCCATGCCCGAAATGTGATTACCAAACAAAGACTGAAG CCAAGGCTAGAGGAGGAACTTGCACCACTGCATCTTCTGATCCAACCGAAGCCGTCCTTTGCCGCGCTTCCTTTCTTCTCAAGAAAGGATTTGGTGGCTACCATTTGTTCAAGATCAACTGTGAGGACTTTGCAATGTACTGCAAAACAGGCTTGCTTGTAGTCACAGACATCAGTGTAGGGCAAAGTGGACAAGCAACATCTCTCTTGGCTGCTGTTGGTACTGTAGTTTCTTCACCATTTGTGTTTATGAGCACTAGCTTGTGTGGTTTGGCTTTGGTTTGA
- the LOC114396712 gene encoding uncharacterized protein LOC114396712 produces the protein MARLAIAVAAVLLVALSASTATARPCRTFIISSYSFRNPNSNTFATITEIRSFTPLYITDKPTGKPSSSYDLFFPHATHLPEPERVNPRAPLGFASAYDFSSLRDRTKDILSVALALLFGVGCGALTAATMYLVWSVFSTRHPTAAFDDFSSDEDEIESPKKLGYVKIPATETTAAVSTAPAPAKGSV, from the coding sequence ATGGCTCGTCTCGCGATCGCTGTCGCCGCCGTGCTCCTCGTGGCCCTCTCCGCCTCCACCGCGACGGCGCGTCCCTGCAGGACCTTCATAATCTCCTCCTACTCGTTCCGCAACCCTAACTCCAACACCTTCGCCACCATCACCGAGATCCGATCCTTCACCCCTCTCTACATCACCGACAAACCCACCGGCAAACCCTCCTCCTCCTACGACCTCTTCTTCCCCCACGCGACTCACCTCCCTGAGCCCGAGCGCGTGAACCCACGCGCTCCCCTAGGGTTCGCCTCCGCGTACGATTTCTCCTCCCTCCGCGACCGCACCAAGGACATCCTCAGCGTCGCCCTCGCCCTCCTCTTCGGTGTCGGCTGCGGCGCCCTCACCGCCGCCACCATGTACCTCGTCTGGTCCGTCTTCTCCACGCGCCACCCCACCGCCGCCTTCGACGACTTCTCCTCCGACGAAGACGAGATCGAGAGCCCCAAGAAGCTAGGCTACGTCAAGATTCCTGCCACCGAGACCACCGCTGCTGTCTCCACCGCTCCGGCGCCGGCCAAGGGCTCGGTATGA
- the LOC114394591 gene encoding uncharacterized protein LOC114394591 isoform X2, which translates to MPITMAGIYVGEGMVIHFTRRAGQETRSGTILDRLLISSPPLRATFDTPCPRCGDQTRSDGVICSCLDCFLSGGDLYLFEYSVSPAFFLAKARGGTCTTAFSDPTDEVLHRALFLLENGFGGYHVFKNNCEDFAIYCKTGLLVVTNISVGRSGQAASCFAAASAVVSSPLRFMTASFGGLALVGCGMYCVSRYVSDIGVRGDVAKVPVEKISEMAKEQ; encoded by the exons ATGCCCATCACG ATGGCAGGAATATATGTTGGAGAGGGAATGGTTATCCACTTCACCAGAAGAGCAGGGCAAGAAACTAGATCAGGAACGATCTTGGACCGTCTCCTTATAAGTTCACCACCACTTCGTGCTACTTTTGACACTCCATGTCCAAGATGTGGTGATCAAACTAGATCTGATGGTGTCATTTGTTCCTGCTTAGATTGTTTTCTCTCAGGTGGTGATCTATACTTATTTGAATATAGTGTGTCACCTGCATTTTTTCTAGCCAAAGCTAGAGGAGGTACTTGCACCACCGCATTTTCTGATCCAACTGATGAAGTCCTTCACCgcgctctgtttcttcttgagaaTGGATTCGGTGGTTACCATGTCTTCAAGAATAACTGTGAAGACTTTGCAATTTACTGCAAAACAGGTTTACTTGTAGTCACTAACATCAGTGTAGGGAGGAGTGGACAAGCAGCATCATGCTTTGCTGCTGCTAGTGCTGTAGTTTCTTCACCACTGAGGTTTATGACTGCCAGCTTTGGTGGTTTGGCATTGGTTGGATGTGGTATGTATTGTGTTAGCAGATATGTTTCTGATATTGGAGTACGCGGTGATGTAGCTAAAGTTCCAGTGGAGAAGATATCTGAGATGGCCAAGGAGCAATGA
- the LOC114394580 gene encoding uncharacterized protein LOC114394580 isoform X1 — MGVFSNKIDREQLKPGDLIYSWRQAYIIAHHETGTRTMLDRFHVSSPHHASRETPCPKCDYQTKTEAKARGGTCTTASSDPTEAVLCRASFLLKKGFGGYHLFKINCEDFAMYCKTGLLVVTDISVGQSGQATSLLAAVGTVVSSPFVFMSTSLCGLALV, encoded by the exons ATGGGAGTGTTTTCCAATAAGATTGATAGGGAACAATTGAAACCCGGCGATCTCATTTATTCTTGGAGGCAAGCTTACATCATTGCTCACCACG AAACTGGAACAAGAACAATGTTGGACCGTTTTCATGTAAGTTCACCCCATCATGCTTCTCGTGAAACTCCATGCCCGAAATGTGATTACCAAACAAAGACTGAAG CCAAGGCTAGAGGAGGAACTTGCACCACTGCATCTTCTGATCCAACCGAAGCCGTCCTTTGCCGCGCTTCCTTTCTTCTCAAGAAAGGATTTGGTGGCTACCATTTGTTCAAGATCAACTGTGAGGACTTTGCAATGTACTGCAAAACAGGCTTGCTTGTAGTCACAGACATCAGTGTAGGGCAAAGTGGACAAGCAACATCTCTCTTGGCTGCTGTTGGTACTGTAGTTTCTTCACCATTTGTGTTTATGAGCACTAGCTTGTGTGGTTTGGCTTTGGTTTGA
- the LOC114396669 gene encoding auxin response factor 8-like, translating into MKLSTSGLGQQGHEGGEKKCLNSELWHACAGPLVSLPTAGTRVVYFPQGHSEQVAATTNREIDGHIPNYPSLPPQLICQLHNVTMHADVETDEVYAQMTLQPLTPQEQKDTFLSMELGIPSKQPSNYFCKTLTASDTSTHGGFSVPRRAAEKVFPPLDFSLQPPAQELIARDLHDAEWKFRHIFRGQPKRHLLTTGWSIFVSAKRLVAGDSVLFIWNEKNQLLLGIRRANRPQTVMPSSVLSSDSMHIGLLAAAAHAAATNSCFTVFYNPRASPSEFVIPLSKYIKAVYHTRISVGMRFRMLFETEESSVRRYMGTITGISDLDSVRWPNSHWRSVKVGWDESTAGERQPRVSLWEIEPLTTFPMYPSLFPLRLKRPWHPGTSSLHDGRDEATNGLMWMRGGPVDQGLNSLNFQGAGMLPWMQQRLDPTLLGNDQNQQYQAMLAAGLQNLGSGYLMKQQMMNFQQPYHYLQQSGNSNSPLQLQQQQPIQQSVSSNMLQPQAHVLTENLSQHLLQKPHNNQEVQAQQQQHTYQDSLLIPSDQLHQRQHSGIPSPSYSKPDFLDSSMKFPASVSPGQNMLSSLCPEGSGSLLNLSRSSLSLLTEQLPQQQWTQKYAPVQVNTYGGTVSHAQYSGKDSAMVLPHCNSDAQNSTLFGVNIDSSGLLPITVPGYTTSSADTNSSTMPLADSGFQGSLYGCMDSSELLQSAGHVDPENQSQTFVKVYKSGSVGRSLDISRFSSYHELREELAQMFGIEGKLEDPLRSGWQLVFVDRENDVLLLGDDPWESFVNNVWYIKILSPEDIQKMGEQAVESLALGSGQRLNGTGAESQDIVSGPPSIGSLEY; encoded by the exons ATGAAGCTTTCAACATCAGGGTTGGGGCAGCAGGGACATGAAG GAGGGGAGAAGAAGTGTCTGAATTCTGAGCTATGGCATGCATGCGCGGGCCCCCTGGTGTCCCTACCAACTGCAGGGACTCGTGTGGTTTACTTCCCTCAGGGTCATAGTGAGcag GTTGCTGCCACAACTAACAGAGAAATTGATGGACACATTCCCAATTACCCTAGCTTGCCACCCCAGTTGATTTGCCAACTTCATAATGTCACAATGCAT GCAGATGTTGAAACGGATGAAGTATATGCTCAAATGACATTGCAGCCATTGACTCCG CAAGAGCAGAAGGATACATTTCTTTCTATGGAATTGGGCATTCCAAGTAAGCAGCCGTCAAATTATTTTTGCAAGACATTAACGGCCAGTGACACCAGCACGCATGGGGGATTCTCTGTTCCTCGTCGTGCAGCTGAGAAAGTTTTTCCTCCACTG GATTTCTCGCTGCAACCACCAGCACAGGAACTAATTGCTAGGGATCTCCATGATGCTGAATGGAAATTTCGACATATTTTTCGAG GACAGCCAAAACGACACCTTCTTACTACAGGCTGGAGTATATTTGTTAGTGCCAAGAGACTTGTGGCTGGAGATTCTGTGCTTTTCATATG gAATGAGAAGAACCAGCTCCTTTTGGGAATACGTCGTGCCAATAGACCGCAAACTGTAATGCCGTCATCAGTTCTATCCAGTGATAGCATGCATATTGGACTTCTTGCAGCTGCTGCCCATGCTGCCGCAACCAATAGCTGTTTTACTGTGTTTTATAATCCAAG GGCTAGTCCATCTGAGTTCGTCATACCACTTTCAAAATATATCAAAGCTGTGTACCATACACGTATTTCTGTTGGTATGCGTTTCAGGATGCTTTTTGAGACTGAAGAGTCAAGTGTCCGCAG gtATATGGGTACAATAACTGGCATAAGTGATTTGGATTCTGTTCGGTGGCCAAATTCTCATTGGCGCTCTGTCAAG GTTGGTTGGGATGAATCAACAGCTGGAGAGAGACAACCACGAGTGTCTCTGTGGGAAATTGAGCCATTAACAACATTCCCGATGTATCCATCATTATTTCCCCTCAGACTGAAACGTCCATGGCATCCTGGCACCTCATCTTTgcatg ATGGGAGAGATGAAGCTACTAATGGGCTAATGTGGATGAGAGGTGGACCTGTAGACCAAGGTCTCAATTCCCTAAATTTTCAAGGAGCTGGTATGTTGCCCTGGATGCAGCAGAGACTGGATCCAACTTTACTAGGAAATGATCAGAATCAACAGTACCAAGCCATGTTGGCAGCTGGTTTACAGAACTTAGGTAGTGGATATCTCATGAAGCAACAAATGATGAATTTTCAGCAGCCTTACCACTATCTTCAACAATCTGGAAACAGTAATTCTCCTTTGCAACTTCAGCAGCAGCAACCAATTCAACAATCTGTGTCTTCTAACATGCTGCAGCCACAAGCTCACGTGTTGACAGAGAACCTCTCTCAGCACCTCCTTCAGAAACCACATAACAATCAAGAAGTCCAAGCACAACAGCAGCAACATACTTATCAAGACTCGCTCTTAATTCCGAGTGATCAACTCCATCAGAGACAACACTCTGGCATTCCTTCACCATCATATTCAAAACCGGATTTCTTGGATTCGAGCATGAAGTTCCCTGCTTCAGTTTCTCCCGGGCAAAACATGCTTAGTTCACTTTGTCCTGAAGGAAGTGGCAGTCTCTTGAATTTATCGAGGAGCAGTCTGTCCTTGCTGACTGAACAGTTACCGCAACAGCAATGGACTCAAAAATATGCACCTGTGCAGGTCAACACCTATGGAGGCACTGTGTCACATGCACAATATTCTGGAAAAGATTCTGCAATGGTGCTACCACATTGTAACTCGGATGCCCAAAATTCTACGCTTTTTGGTGTCAATATTGATTCATCTGGCCTTCTCCCCATCACAGTCCCTGGTTACACCACCTCGTCTGCTGACACTAATTCATCAACAATGCCATTAGCGGATTCTGGTTTCCAGGGTTCTCTATATGGTTGCATGGATTCATCGGAGTTGTTGCAAAGCGCAGGGCATGTTGACCCAGAAAACCAGAGTCAAACCTTTGTCAAG GTTTACAAATCAGGGTCAGTTGGGCGCTCACTTGACATATCCAGGTTCAGCAGCTATCATGAACTACGCGAGGAGTTGGCTCAGATGTTTGGAATTGAGGGGAAGTTAGAAGACCCTCTTAGATCAGGCTGGCAGCTTGTGTTCGTTGACAGGGAGAATGATGTTCTTCTCCTTGGAGATGATCCGTGGGA ATCATTCGTCAATAATGTTTGGTATATCAAAATACTTTCACCTGAAGACATTCAGAAAATGGGGGAACAAGCGGTAGAATCCCTTGCATTAGGTTCAGGACAAAGGCTAAATGGCACTGGTGCCGAGTCTCAGGACATAGTTTCTGGACCACCATCAATTGGCTCACTTGAGTACTGA
- the LOC114394580 gene encoding uncharacterized protein LOC114394580 isoform X3 encodes MPKRRRRLLGLEFKNQNQETGTRTMLDRFHVSSPHHASRETPCPKCDYQTKTEAKARGGTCTTASSDPTEAVLCRASFLLKKGFGGYHLFKINCEDFAMYCKTGLLVVTDISVGQSGQATSLLAAVGTVVSSPFVFMSTSLCGLALV; translated from the exons ATGCCGAAGCGGAGGAGGCGGCTCCTTGGGCTGGAATTCAAGAACCA AAACCAAGAAACTGGAACAAGAACAATGTTGGACCGTTTTCATGTAAGTTCACCCCATCATGCTTCTCGTGAAACTCCATGCCCGAAATGTGATTACCAAACAAAGACTGAAG CCAAGGCTAGAGGAGGAACTTGCACCACTGCATCTTCTGATCCAACCGAAGCCGTCCTTTGCCGCGCTTCCTTTCTTCTCAAGAAAGGATTTGGTGGCTACCATTTGTTCAAGATCAACTGTGAGGACTTTGCAATGTACTGCAAAACAGGCTTGCTTGTAGTCACAGACATCAGTGTAGGGCAAAGTGGACAAGCAACATCTCTCTTGGCTGCTGTTGGTACTGTAGTTTCTTCACCATTTGTGTTTATGAGCACTAGCTTGTGTGGTTTGGCTTTGGTTTGA
- the LOC114394580 gene encoding uncharacterized protein LOC114394580 isoform X2: MGVFSNKIDREQLKPGDLIYSWRQAYIIAHHETGTRTMLDRFHVSSPHHASRETPCPKCDYQTKTEAKARGGTCTTASSDPTEAVLCRASFLLKKGFGGYHLFKINCEDFAMYCKTGLLVVTDISVGQSGQATSLLAAVDMILILEYVVM; the protein is encoded by the exons ATGGGAGTGTTTTCCAATAAGATTGATAGGGAACAATTGAAACCCGGCGATCTCATTTATTCTTGGAGGCAAGCTTACATCATTGCTCACCACG AAACTGGAACAAGAACAATGTTGGACCGTTTTCATGTAAGTTCACCCCATCATGCTTCTCGTGAAACTCCATGCCCGAAATGTGATTACCAAACAAAGACTGAAG CCAAGGCTAGAGGAGGAACTTGCACCACTGCATCTTCTGATCCAACCGAAGCCGTCCTTTGCCGCGCTTCCTTTCTTCTCAAGAAAGGATTTGGTGGCTACCATTTGTTCAAGATCAACTGTGAGGACTTTGCAATGTACTGCAAAACAGGCTTGCTTGTAGTCACAGACATCAGTGTAGGGCAAAGTGGACAAGCAACATCTCTCTTGGCTGCTGTTG ATATGATTCTGATATTGGAGTACGTTGTGATGTGA